The sequence AGGATGAACAGCCCACCCCCCTCGGCGACCGTGGTGCCGTCGGCATCGGCATCGAACGGGCGGACGGCCGACTCGGGGCTGTCGTTGTGCGTGTTGGTCAGGCGCTTCAGCAGCGTCTGCCGTACGACCGCCATCGGGACGACCTTCGTCTCGGCGCCACCGCAGATGGCCTGGTCGGCGTCGCCGCGCTGGATCGTGCGGAAGGCTTCGCCGATCGCCAGGTGCGACGAGGCATCCGCACAGGTGATGGTGTTCGACGGGCCTTTGAGCTCGTGGATGATCGTCACGTGGCACGCCAGCATGTTCGGCAGGTACTTCAGCAGCCAGAGCGGCGTCAGCTGGCTCATGCCGTCGCGGCCCCACTTCTGGATGTCCAGCTGGTTGCTGTCGCCCACGCGGGCCGTGCTGAGCGCGCTCGACAGTTCGGTGAGGTCGGTGCTGATCAAACCCGCGCCGATGTTGCAGCCAAAGCGGAAGCCGTTCAGCTCCGGCTTATCGGTATAGGCTTTAGACTTAATGCCCGCGTCCTTGAATGCATCGTCCGCCGCCACGACGGCCAGTTCGATGTCGCGGGCCATCACCTTGGTGGCCTTGCGGTAGTGCTTGGGGACGTAGTCCCCGATCTTGAAGGGTGGCACCTCGCCGGCGATTTGGCACGGAAAGCCAGCCGGGTCGTACGACTTGATGCGTTGCACGCCGCTCTGGCCACTGATCAGGTTTTGCCAGAACGTAGCCGCCCCGATGCCGATGGGGGAGACAACGCCGATGCCGGTGATGACGACTCTTCGATTGGTCATGGGTCAGTGGTCCGTTGTCCGTTGTCAGGAGTCGTGGCGACCGCCCATCTGGATGCAGCGCTGGATCTGCAGCAACAATGGACGACGGACCACGGACAACGGACCCGTCTAAATCGTGACGCTCGCCTGCTCGCGGTACGTCTTGAGCA is a genomic window of Tepidisphaeraceae bacterium containing:
- a CDS encoding beta-ketoacyl synthase N-terminal-like domain-containing protein, which translates into the protein MTNRRVVITGIGVVSPIGIGAATFWQNLISGQSGVQRIKSYDPAGFPCQIAGEVPPFKIGDYVPKHYRKATKVMARDIELAVVAADDAFKDAGIKSKAYTDKPELNGFRFGCNIGAGLISTDLTELSSALSTARVGDSNQLDIQKWGRDGMSQLTPLWLLKYLPNMLACHVTIIHELKGPSNTITCADASSHLAIGEAFRTIQRGDADQAICGGAETKVVPMAVVRQTLLKRLTNTHNDSPESAVRPFDADADGTTVAEGGGLFILEEYEHAVARGAKIYAEVVGFAASQDTYSVTTPDPSGHSYGKAISKALAEANLPPNAVDLLVPCGLGIPTHDRAELAGLRNVFGNGLDRVAMAPIKAQTGNLAAGSGVDAAAAVLGLFHGKIPPAKNTVNVVDGQSLNVSPTTRDADVKVSVSSVYSLGGQNAALVFKRV